The Penicillium digitatum chromosome 6, complete sequence genome contains the following window.
TGCCACCATGCAAACCAACTAGTGCATTCTATACATAGGCAATCAGGTATAGTCCTGTGATTGCATTTTTTTTGCTTTATGAGCTTCCCACCCCTTCCTTGCTGGctacatttttttttttcctgctCAAGCTACTTGCACTCCTACACCTGTGCATCTTAGAAAAACAGCATCTTGCTATTGGCTTTAGGTCATCATCTAACATCTACACCCCTCCTCCTTCCTCTCCTTGTTCTCGAAAGAGTCCAACTATACAAGCTCTGTAGGTTCCAAAACATTACCTAGTTCCTTTACACCTTTCCCCCTTCATTCCACCTGCCTAAGGTGCCTTCCGCTAGCTCTAAATTTGGGTTCTAGAGCGTGTAGCAGACTGTCACTGACATTCTTGAAGACCAAAAGGCTAACACAAAAGAAATTAGTAGCTAGCAGCTGCCATTTTCTGATTCTTCAATTGCCACCAAGCTTATTCAACACCATGTTGTCCATGACCATGTTCATCCTCGCCTCGGCTGCCACTCTAGTCAACAGTCAATTTGACCCGACCACCGTTCCCTATGCTACAAGAGGTCAGTCGATGTCCCCAAAATTCTGCCTCCCATGCATAAAACCGTTCTATTAACATATCATCCCTCCCTCAGAGGCCTGGTGTAACTCTCAAACATCCGCATGTCCCCTCCTCTGTCTGCAACTACCGGGAGCCTCGGGCACACCAATATCAAATACCTGCTCACCCGTAAGTCTTTTGCGTAGCAAGCATAGCATTCCTCCGGGGAAAAGCAAATTTCCAACTAACCCCAAATCCTCAGACCACACTACTCTACTACTGCCTGTGCAGCAACAACGTCACTCCCAACGCTAGCGAATATTCTCAAACAATCCCCTACTACACCTGCACGGAAACCAACAACCAATGCGTTCTCAAATGCAACGGTGATCCAACTTGCCAGAATAACTGCAGAGTAAAGAACCCATGTGGAGCTCAGGATCCCAAGCGTATTAATGTGACTACTACTGTCGCCATAGCCGCTACCCCTACTGCAACAGAGACTCCTGTCAACACTCTTGTTAATGGAGCTACTGGTGCTGCTCCGCGTATGGCCTCAGTTGATATGAGTCATGTCTACGGGCTTTGTGTTTTAGTTGGTGGGTTTGTTGCCGGCTATGCTACTCTTTTGTAGAGTGTAAGGGCCTAGGCCTTGATTCCCTCACCCTATGGGGTATGGTTCAAAAGTTCAGTTGGTTGATTGAATAATGAAACATGGAGATGAGGTCTCGAATGCTCGAGATTTTACTACTTTGGTTAGTCTTGTGTCACTTTTTCGTTTTGCGTTTTCCGGCTGCATTAGCATTGAGCGTCCgttgttccttttttttttcttgctcGTGACTTTACGGAGTAATTGATTGCTGGCCGCTCGTCTACTATATCCTGGTTTCACATTGCCTTCATTGGTAGTGTATGTTATTATAGAACGTGATTCAACCTTAGTTAATACATTCGTAGGTCATTCACATTATCGATTCTCCAACCCATTTCTGGGTTTTAATTTGCGACAGGTTCACTTGACCTTTCTTTCATCCTTACTAAACTTATTGGATCCTTGCCCGCAAATCCATGCTGCCCGTCCACTGCCCTTCATCATCTTGCTCTACGACCGTCAGGGCTGGGAACTTGGCCGGCATAATCCGCCGTGGCCTCGATGCTGAGATGACGGTGTATTTGGAAAAGTCAGAGACTCCACATTTCCGCCAGAGGAAGTCCTCTTCTGTGTCCAGGAGCCCATTCACTACTTGGTACAAAGCATGGCTAAAACGACATCGGAGAGTTTTGTCTGTTGCAGTGTGTCAGTTTTGAAAAGACCAGAAAGAATTTGACAGTACAACTAATCCAGAAATGAACATACTGGCTTTTTCAGATCCTTTTGATGGGGTGTGTCCGGTCTCTCATGAAACTCCGTAACTGCCGATTCAATCGACTGGAAATTAATGCAGTCAGCAGTCCCGTCAGAGATTCCCGCTCAGAATAAAATCAAGGCCAAGAGACACACCGATGCAGGCCAGATACTCGTCACCGCCATTTCATTTCGGCCTTGACGAACAAAATCCATGGCCAGGCCTTTGACCAAGACTCTGATTCCGACTTTTCCAACATCCAACAGATCACGTATCAGAAAAAGTAGTCAAACAAACCTGGTATCGACTCCGGCCTCCCAAAGCCACAAGTCAAAGACACAAACTTACCCATCGCATAAGCAGTCTTCCCTCTAGAGAACCTCGAATACATAGCGGGCTAATAGACCACAATGCGCCCATTCCAGCTCGATTTCTCAAAGAAAGGCAAAGCAGCCTGGACAGTCGCATAAATTTTCCCTAGGTTCACCTGCTGCATAAGCTTGAATCGCTTTAGAGGCGAATTCTCCACAGCCGACCACCAGATCGCGCTGGAGTTGTACAAAAGCACATCCAGCTTATCAAAAATGCGCAACGTCTCCTCGATGGCATGCTTGATCTGTGCAGCGTCACGCACGTCAACGGTGACCGTTGCAGCACATCCGCCGACCGCGCGGATCTCGCGCTCCACAGTGTTGATGGTGGACTGCGATGAGTTCGGGTCTGGTGGGAATGGGGTCACTATTGATGCATCTGATGTTGTTTTTGCAAATAGCCTTACTGGCTTGCGGTGTCATTTTCGATCATCTTGAATATTTATGTGGGGTTGCATCTAGCTGTGCCGACGTTGCCGTTCCTTGCTAGGTCGATAGCGATCTAGCGCCCGATTCCACGGTCTACGCCTACAATATGGTTGACCTGCTGCCTTTGGTAGAGGAGGTTTTGGTGTGTTTAATGTCCTGGTTGCGTTGCTGAGGTCCTGGACTAGACTCGAGATATATACCTGGGGTTTTTGTATTTTCTAAATGCCGAGCTTTGTCGATTATCTTTCCGTTCAGGCAGTGGGAAAAGCCAATGAAGTCTTTTTGTCTCAAAATACTTGGGTCCTGGGCCGGTTTTATATAGCCGAAAGGTTGAAGTCGATGCTTAATTTCCTGACTTCTCAAGTTCCAAGGCACATGGTGCAGGTCTACTACACGATAAGCTTTTCCGCCtcgaccaaaaaaaaaaaaaattttgcAAGCCCAAATATCGGCATGTAGTCTTCCATGGCTCGAGATTTCAATTTCAAGCCTTCTAATTATCCGAAGACTCTTCTGGTTGCATATCAATGTAGCCAAGCTGCCCAATGGACATGTACTTTTACCAATTGAGTGGCGGTTCTAATTTTCCAAGTCTTCCGTTGGCCTTTCGGTTCTTTTGTATCAAGAAATTAGATATTTAACAGAGTTTTTAGTTTCTCTTAATGAATCATGGTGATTTTTCTCGATCCTTGCCCACGTCTATCGTGTTCATTCAAGAAACTTCTGGATGGCGGTGTAATAGACGGTCGGATTCTGCCAGACAATCAACCATCACAATGATCAACTGACTGATTGTCACCCGCCTCGCGTGTGCTCTCTGCCCTAAACAGCATATTGTTCTTAGCGTTCAAACTAGTTTTTGTCTTTCTTTGCTAAAACTTTAGCTTGCTTATCAAGCTCCAGTTCCTTGACATAATTTGCCAGTGCCCATCTCCCCACGTATCATCTGAACAGTCCGAGAAAATGGACACTATGCTTCCAGATGTTTCTGGTCCGTCTCGGGCAGAGATGGATACTGCAGCCCTGGAGGCTACTACAGCTGTGGCTGCCCCCAGAACAAGGTTACTAGTGAAAGTGGAAGGTATGTTAACCCCGTGCGTGGCTATCTCCGCGAAGATGTTTGTGCCCGGATAACGCTGAATATGCTTAATTTGGCAGAGCCTCCCAAATTCGATCTTGAAACTTACATTGCAAATTACACTGGTGAGTGACCTTTCTTATCTCCAGGCAGATTTCTTATTCTCATGCATCATCAGGGCGCACCCGCTACGACCGTCTTTACCTCATCGGCACATGCTCTCCATTGCTCTCGACTGATGCCCTCAAGGCAGCCATCGCCGAAGCTAGAACCAGCAAAGACGTTTCGAGATACGAGAGAGCGGTCCGCGCGCTGGCGGAAGTAGCTCCGAGCGATCCCGACGCTTCTCTTGACGCTGCCTGGGTCCAGGAAACCAATCGATACGTGCAGACTCAGACCGAGCGATTGGAACATGAGCTGCGGGGATACAAAAACAACTTGATTAAAGAAAGCATCCGGGTAAGGAGCAAATTCTTTCGCTGGAAGATCGCGTGACTCTGACCTGTATAGATGGGCCACGAGGATCTGGGAAATCATCATTACGAAACTGGTGACCTTGCTGCTGCCTCCAAGGCATACTCTCGCATGAGAGACTACTGCACCACACCGAACCACATCACTTCCATGCTCTTCAAGATGGTCAACGTGGCTACCGAACGTGGTGACTGGATGTCTGTACAGTCAAACGTGCACCGACTGCGCAACTCTCAGTCAAAGCCGGAGGACGCAGCCAAAAACCTATCTAAAATCTCAGCCGCTTCCGCTCTGTCACAGATGCACCAAGGCTCATACCTCGAAGCAGCAAACTCTTTCTTGTCTGTCCCGCCGGACCTGGGCGATACCTACAATGAAGTCATTACCCCCAACGATGTCGCCGTCTATGGCGGTCTATGTGCTCTCGCCTCTATGAGCCGCGACGAGCTGCAGAAAAATGTGCTCGACAGCCAGACTTTCCGGAACTTCCTCGAACTTGAGCCTCATGTTCGCCGTGCCATAACTTTCTTCTGCAACTTCAAGTTCCGCCAATGCCTTGACATCCTCGAGGCTTATCGCCCTGACTACCTCCTTGACATTCACCTTCAGCGTCATATCCCACATTTGTATAAACGCATTCGCACCAAATCCATCGAGCAGTATATTATTCCTTTCAGCCGTGTCACACTCGACTCCATGGCGAAGATCTTTGCCCCCACGGTCGTTGGCGGTGAAGCGCGTCCCACAAATATCTCTTCGCCGTTTGTGCAAGAACTGGTCGGCCTCGTTCAGGATGGTGTGCTGAATGCTCGCATTGACCTGGAGAAGGGATTGCTGGTGTCGAACCAGATCGATCTACGAGCAGAGGTGCAGCGTACCACGCTAGAGAGCATACGCGAATTCAACGAGGAGGCCCATTGGCGGATTCTGCATGCTGCTGTACTCCAAGCAGGATTAGAGGTCAAACCTGACAAGACTGAAGGATCCGGACCAGGAAAGAGTGCACGGTTTTCTCGAGGTCCAGGCCGGGATTAATCGATGGAGACAGGACCGAACCCTCGACTCCAGGTGATCCGGGCGCATGAATGATGACGAATGAGATAATACCCCGATGCTCTAGCTGCGATTGCAACTGCAATGCAGATGCTGTATGGCTTACAGAAATCAATTCAACTCTCAGTGAGGTTTTCCTGCACGTAAATGATGCCCATCTCTACACAACCAACCATTAGTACACACTGTAAACAACATGAGCCATCGCACAAACTACGTTCTTTGGAATAGTCAGCGGTTAGCTGAAAATATCCCTCTCTCGCCTTGTCCGGTTCTCGACTGGATATCAATCCCGCCGATTCAATCCGGCTATTAGTCCTCCGTACTACACAATGACCTAGCCAGTAGCACACTTCGATGAAAATTAGAGAAAGCACTTGTGCTAAGAAGGGATACCAAAACAATGCAGATGTCCACGAAGGTGAAGACTTCGGGAAAAGATTTAGAGATCAACTGGGGTTTGGACTCCTGCATGGGATAATTTTCCCAAGCAGAAATTTTACAACCGTCTTTTCTACCGCCTTGCAATCTAGAAGGGCGATCTAGAAGGATCTTGTATTTGTCTCCTGGGCTCTCTGACGCCTACAAATAGTCATTTTTTCATATGATCCAATGATCCTCTCTTCGCCTCTCGGTTCATCATCTCTCGGGCCATCGAGCTGCCATCTATAGCCATTTTCAATGACCGAGCTTGCCTAATGATTTGACCGGCCTCAGGTGAAGCAACCATCATTCCGGCTTGGACAATAGCACCTGCCGAGTGAGTACGCTAAAATGTCCAGTCCCAGCTCGTTCAAACCTACGGCATTTTCTAATAACCTGCCATCCGTCATGACATCCCGCTACACTCATCGCTATATTTAATACCTACCATGGGTGGAGCCCAGAGGCATGAGCTCCAATACTGCTGTGGCTATGGAAAAAGGACTGGCGAAGAATCCCCTCGGGAGGAGGGAAGCGGAAATTGTCACTATAGTGATGCATGACTTTGTCGCTCAAAGAAGCTAACCAATATTCAACAATTACACGGGCCTAGCTTCCTTGTCGGGCAAAAATATATAGCGCGCTGCATACGGTGCTGATTCCCAAACAGCCGAGCTAGAGCTAGAACGGTTCCACGGCTTCACCAGCACTCGCTCCTTGTCATCCAACGTTGAGGAAATACGCGTTATGAGCCATGACTGTTCTTGCATCCGTGTATGAATTCCAAAGTCATACATTGGTGGGTGTGTTTTTCTCCCTCGGACCATCGGGCTGTGGCAAGATCCTGAATCCAGCGATATGAGTACCCTCACTTTCTCCTTTCGAAAAGCCAAAtttgtgaaaaaaaaaattcaataTTTGCTCATTggccttgattttcttctgGCAAAAAGCCCGATTGTCGTAGTATGTCTCCAACCCCTGCAGATATTAGAATTGGCCATATACTCCGGCACTTTTCCCCTTTTGATATTCCTTGTGATACACTGGTAAAAGGGAAAATTCTGTAGGATGTCAACTTCCTTTGCATAGATCgactttctctctctttagTCTTTGATTTTCTAGTCTATTGCTCACTGAGCTCAAATATCGATACAGTAAAGGTTGGCTCCCCAAGTGCTATCGCTTCTCGATATGATTGACTTCCTCTGTATTTACCCTGTGTGTTTGGAAGACCGGCGACGCAACACAAGAATCGAATTGGGTACCGATCTTTTGTCCTCTCACACATACTCAGCCTTGACAGGGAATCCTGATTTGCAAAGCTCGACGCAGTCAGAAAACGCCCAAAATTCCACGGAAATGACGACAGATGTTCCAAGTCCAGAGGCTGGGTCAGTGCCTGTCCTTCTTTTCCCACTGAAACGGACTTTTGACCAAATGGAATCGGCAATGGAAGGAGCTTCAGAGTTCACCAGGCGTTTGCCGCCCACTTCGTCCATTTCAGCCCCAATTATTCGTGCGTCGAGCATGCCGAATATACCTGAACTCCCGTTACTAGACTCTGCGCTTGAAGCCGATATCAATTATCACAAAGAGAGCATTCTCCCATCGCCTGGGCTGGCCCCAATCCCGGAAGAAAGCCCTGAGGACAATGACGGCCAGGACCTAAACCCACCGATACCGGGAATGAACAGCTCGCCTACTGAATTTGAATTTTCGAATCCAATGAGCGATCTGTCAAATCCGTATTCCTCAACACCAGCTGCATTGAATCCAACAACTATTCTCGCTCCCGAAGTGGGTCAAGATGGTCCTATCATCGCTCTATCACCCACACTATCTCCACTCGTAAACTTTTTATCACCAGACAACAATGATGGTAATGGAGATACATCATCTGTAGCATCAATAGTCGATGATTCAGATTCAGTCTTTGATGATGGACAATCAGAAAACTCATCCAGATACACAGCCTCACTGTTATCCGATGTTAAAAACTACGCTTATGAAAATGGAAGACGTTATCACTCATACCGCGAAGGCCACTACGTCCTTCCCAACGACGAACCAGAGCAAGATCGACAGGATCTACTCCATCACGTCCGGAACCTCGTGCTCAACGGCCGGCTCTTCCGAGCCCCACTGGACAATCATATCCAACGCGCTCTCGACATCGGCACCGGCACCGGAATCTGGGCTATTGATTTTGCAGACAGCTTCCCTAGTACTGAGGTAACCGGCACCGATCTAAGTCCCATCCAGCCGTCATGGGTCCCACCTAATCTTCGCTTTGTGGTGGACGACGCTGAATCGCAATGGCTTTATAGCCCAAGCCGCCCCTTTGACTTCATCCATGCCCGGGATCTCGGCGGTGCTATCGCCGACTGGCCGCGGCTGATGCGTCAGAGCTACGAGCACCTACGTCCCGGTGGATGGGTTGAGTTGCAGGAGTTTGAAGTTATGCTCAAGTCAGACGATGATTCGATTCGTCTCGCACCGGCCTTGTGCGAGTTTCTTGAACGACTGACTCAGGCCAGTGAGGCATTTCACCGACCTATGAATATCGCCGAAGGTCACCGGCAGCGGCTAGTTGAGGCTGGTTTTGAAGATGTGAGAGATGAGGTGTACAAGGTGCGACCCCGTTCCCCTTCCCTGCCCCCGGTCTTCTGATTGATTTGGCCTTGCTTTCTGCCTACCTCTTGAGTCGCAACTAATTCGTGCTCTGTTTTCTAGGTTCCGTCGAGCGTTTGGGCTAGGGATCCCGTCCAGAAGGAAATTGGTCGTTACAACCAATGCTCCCTTCTGATGGCGGTTGAATCCTACTCGCTAGCTCTTTTCACTCGTGTACTAGGATGGTCTAATAGTGAGACTCAGGTTTTCCTGGCTGGGGTGCGGAAAGATCTTAAGAATCCCGCGGTGCATACGTACTGCAACCTGCATGTCGTCTACGGTCGGAAGCCGTCTCGGTCCCCAGTCGCATCAGCAATTTGACTCAGGATTTTCCCGAGGATTTTCGGAGTCCAAAGAAATTGTAGATAGATTTGATATGGCTCTCAGTCTCTGGATGTTGGAGTAGTGAGATATCCCGTTCGTGCTACGCCCTACTCCTCCTTCCGCCTGGCCCCTCACCCTCACGTCTGCCACTAACCGCATTCGACTGGTACATCGCCGCGGTTCTTTGTTCGATTCTCGTTTTGGTCTTGGTTTAGTGTCCAAGTCCTTATCCCACTCCTGTTTAGAAAAGAAACAAGCCAAATGACCGCGAGCTGAATATGGCTTCAGGGCAGTGCATGAACTGGCGGACCATTATGACCTCTTTTACTTCAAATCTCACCATGTCTAGGGCAACCTCAGGTCCTAGCTTTTGGTGTGCGGCTGCAGCATGCCTGGTAAGTTGCAGAAACCCGTGCTCCCAGCCCTCGTTTGTTTCATGCAGGAAAAGAACCCTACAGTAGATCCAGTCCCCCCCAAGATATCTCCCCGGGGAAACACAGCAGCTCCGAGAAATGAATACTAACCAGTCCTTCatccttcccccccccccccccccccccgctgACAGGCGTTTACAGAGAAATCCGGGCTAATCAGCATGTAATCAACAGTTCTTACTCTACGTCACCTACAGCCTCATCTACGCCTTTTGTTGGTCGCCCCTGCGCCACTTCCCTGGTCCAAGGCTATGGGCGTTATCTAGCATTCCATCTAACCTCTCCGTCCTCCGTGGCTATAATCACCTAGAAATCCTGGCGCTGCACAAGAAGTACGGTCCCGTCGTTCGCCTAGGTCCCAACGAATTGGCCTTCAACACAGCTCAGGCCTTTCGCGATATCTACGGCACCCGACCTGGCGGTTGTTTTCCCAAGAATCGAAGCCATTACATAGCCCCGGCAAATGGGGTCGATCATTTGGTCTGTGCGGTCGATGATGCGACCCATGCGAGACAGAAACGGCTGCTCGCCCATGCCTTCTCTGAAAAGGCTTTGAGAGACCAAGAGGGTCTTATAACAGGTTATGTAGATACCTTGATCACCAAACTACGGTATCAAGTTCGGCAAGGGACATCAATCGTCGATATCAAAAGCTGGATGAACTTCACTACTTTTGACATCACCGGTGATCTGATGTTTGGCGAGTCCTTCGACTGCCTGAAGGACAATCAGCTTCACCCGTGGATTAAGTTGATCTTTAGCTCCATGAAGGCTCTTGCCTATACTGGAGTTGTGAATCAGTTCCCCATGCTCAAGGGACTACTGGACTTATTCCTTCCGCGAGAAGTCAAGCGCGTTGGCCAGGAACATTTTGATCTGAGTGCACAGAAGGTTGACCGTCGCTTGGAGTCGAATATGGCTCGTCCGGACTTTATGTCTGCCATTCTTCAGCATGGACTAAGCGAGGAGAAGGGCCAGTATCGCGAGAGCGAGCGTATTATGACTCGGGCGGAGATTCATTCTAATGGCTTTATGTGAGCGGTTTCGCTTGGTTTTTAAACATTCTTATTCTCCCTATTTTCGCTTTTCTGACTCAGTAAACCGTTCTCTTGCTAATCAAAACCAGTCTAATCGTGGCAGGTAGCGAAACATCTGCGACCCTACTTTCCGGCTGTATCTTCTACCTGTGTACAGCTCCACACGCCATGACCCGCCTTGTCGCCGAGATCCACTCGACTTTCAAACAGGACACTGACATGACCTTTCGTGCCGTGGAAGATCTGAAATACATGAATGCTGTTATCGAGGAGTCGCTGCGTATCTACCCGCCCTTCGTGACGAGCCTGTCACGGCTTGTGCCACAAGGCGGAGCAGTCGTGAACGGCCACTTTCTCCCTGAGGAAGTATGTAAATCTGTTTCACTTCGATCAATCACACTGGTGGCACATGCACTAATCCCGACTAGACGGTTGTGGCATGTCACCACTACGCCTCCTACCACTCCGAGTCCAACTTTACCTTCCCGGACAAGTTTATGCCAGAACGCTGGCTGGAACCCAATCCGACTTTCGAGAATGACAAGAAAGATGTCTTGCAGCCATTCAGTCTCGGACCACGTGTCTGCCTTGGAAAACAGTGTG
Protein-coding sequences here:
- a CDS encoding COP9 signalosome complex subunit 1, with product MNREGGTSHHLTSTPLLLPLLVLERVQLYKLLASSCHFLILQLPPSLFNTMLSMTMFILASAATLVNSQFDPTTVPYATREAWCNSQTSACPLLCLQLPGASGTPISNTCSPTTLLYYCLCSNNVTPNASEYSQTIPYYTCTETNNQCVLKCNGDPTCQNNCRVKNPCGAQDPKRINVTTTVAIAATPTATETPVNTLVNGATGAAPRMASVDMSHVYGLCVLVGGFVAGYATLL
- a CDS encoding Short chain dehydrogenase family protein, whose amino-acid sequence is MTPQANPNSSQSTINTVEREIRAVGGCAATVTVDVRDAAQIKHAIEETLRIFDKLDVLLYNSSAIWWSAVENSPLKRFKLMQQVNLGKIYATVQAALPFFEKSSWNGRIVVY
- a CDS encoding COP9 signalosome subunit 1 (CsnA), putative produces the protein MDTMLPDVSGPSRAEMDTAALEATTAVAAPRTRLLVKVEEPPKFDLETYIANYTGRTRYDRLYLIGTCSPLLSTDALKAAIAEARTSKDVSRYERAVRALAEVAPSDPDASLDAAWVQETNRYVQTQTERLEHELRGYKNNLIKESIRMGHEDLGNHHYETGDLAAASKAYSRMRDYCTTPNHITSMLFKMVNVATERGDWMSVQSNVHRLRNSQSKPEDAAKNLSKISAASALSQMHQGSYLEAANSFLSVPPDLGDTYNEVITPNDVAVYGGLCALASMSRDELQKNVLDSQTFRNFLELEPHVRRAITFFCNFKFRQCLDILEAYRPDYLLDIHLQRHIPHLYKRIRTKSIEQYIIPFSRVTLDSMAKIFAPTVVGGEARPTNISSPFVQELVGLVQDGVLNARIDLEKGLLVSNQIDLRAEVQRTTLESIREFNEEAHWRILHAAVLQAGLEVKPDKTEGSGPGKSARFSRGPGRD
- a CDS encoding Cytochrome P450, E-class, group I → MIDFLCIYPVCLEDRRRNTRIELGTDLLSSHTYSALTGNPDLQSSTQSENAQNSTEMTTDVPSPEAGSVPVLLFPLKRTFDQMESAMEGASEFTRRLPPTSSISAPIIRASSMPNIPELPLLDSALEADINYHKESILPSPGLAPIPEESPEDNDGQDLNPPIPGMNSSPTEFEFSNPMSDLSNPYSSTPAALNPTTILAPEVGQDGPIIALSPTLSPLVNFLSPDNNDGNGDTSSVASIVDDSDSVFDDGQSENSSRYTASLLSDVKNYAYENGRRYHSYREGHYVLPNDEPEQDRQDLLHHVRNLVLNGRLFRAPLDNHIQRALDIGTGTGIWAIDFADSFPSTEVTGTDLSPIQPSWVPPNLRFVVDDAESQWLYSPSRPFDFIHARDLGGAIADWPRLMRQSYEHLRPGGWVELQEFEVMLKSDDDSIRLAPALCEFLERLTQASEAFHRPMNIAEGHRQRLVEAGFEDVRDEVYKVRPRSPSLPPVF
- a CDS encoding Cytochrome P450 — its product is MSRATSGPSFWCAAAACLFLLYVTYSLIYAFCWSPLRHFPGPRLWALSSIPSNLSVLRGYNHLEILALHKKYGPVVRLGPNELAFNTAQAFRDIYGTRPGGCFPKNRSHYIAPANGVDHLVCAVDDATHARQKRLLAHAFSEKALRDQEGLITGYVDTLITKLRYQVRQGTSIVDIKSWMNFTTFDITGDLMFGESFDCLKDNQLHPWIKLIFSSMKALAYTGVVNQFPMLKGLLDLFLPREVKRVGQEHFDLSAQKVDRRLESNMARPDFMSAILQHGLSEEKGQYRESERIMTRAEIHSNGFILIVAGSETSATLLSGCIFYLCTAPHAMTRLVAEIHSTFKQDTDMTFRAVEDLKYMNAVIEESLRIYPPFVTSLSRLVPQGGAVVNGHFLPEETVVACHHYASYHSESNFTFPDKFMPERWLEPNPTFENDKKDVLQPFSLGPRVCLGKHLANCEIRLILCKLLYHFDIALRPESTNWVDQKVYFLWDKPALTVTLKDRFPGAGGSDSQEPIALFSE